Genomic DNA from Oryza sativa Japonica Group chromosome 5, ASM3414082v1:
TATATGCAGATTCTAATAAAACAACTCCAAGATACATAATTAAGAACACAATAGACAAGTTGATGAATTTAATCTAGTACAGATTAGTTCATCAGCTAGTTGCAACTAACCCTTGCACATGCATCCAGCATTCCAGCCGATCATTCTACCACTTTGATTGGATATGCTATCTACATGGAATCCACTTTCGAATTTATATCTATATATGCTCGGACTTTTTTTCCTACTATCAGGTTGAGGAAGAGTTAAGGCGCTAATTCAGCTATAGTGCCTATGGAACTAccaaccaattttttttatccaaattaattaacatatatttGCTACTCCTACCCAATTAGTTGCAGTTGGCCTGATGAACAGAAGAAGTTGGAGACTGGCAGATTAACTCTGACTTCTGAGATGACTTCTTGTCGATCAAGAGCAGGTTTTTCTCCGTGAAAGATGGAATGActgaactaattaattaatagtatAATTTAGTTAGCGCGGGTAGCAATAGGGTGCTGCGTCGATATCCACTATTAGTCCATTACCTAGCGAAAATATTTTGACAATCAGTCGTATGTTATCAAATGTGGAAAAAGTTGTAATTCATATATTATTGTTGTAAGCTCAGCTCACTTTAAGGACGATCTATGTGAGAAAAAATTACAGGAATTTTACATAAGTTAGTTTAGTTTCGGTGAAATTCCTTTTGAAAATCCTCCATTTCAAGGGAAAGCCTAAAAAACTATAGAATTTTTCTACAATTCCACGGACCTAGATTTAGAAAGCAGAATTAGAgtcaatatataattatttctcCTATTTCTATAAATGTGTTTTTATTTGAATATAGCTACTAAACAAAATACCTATGTTTTGCTACAAATAAATATGAATTATGCATGTTTGGAAAGAATCgattgtgatgttttttttatagatagaGTACAATTCATCTGTGTACGTGTAGACGTCTTTTCAGGATAAATTTGTAGTTGAGAGATGTAATAagattaagagtaaatttcacaaaactacaggtactttgcacaatctatcacaaaactacatatttaaaaaattgtctcataaaactacagatttagggACCtcgttatcacaaaactacaggtctTAGCTCTCCCAGTTAAATCTACCGTGACCTGACAGGGGTGGCCCACTTGCAGTCTCAGGAACCTTCAAGATGGTTGCCACATCAGAAATCCCATGTCACTCCTCCTCCGGTTGAATCGTCAGTCCACGCACGCACTTTTCCTTCTCCTGGAAGGAACCACGCCAGTCCTCCTGCGCCCTGGGCGGCAAAAGAGAGGAAACGCGGGAACGAGCAAAATAATGGGGATGAAGGGGGGAACCTAGGAGGAGGGAGAACATAGCTCGTTTGCTTCGGAGGCAGATTTGTAGAGCAGTTCTTTCAATTGTGCTTCCCTCATGTCAAGCAGAGCATTCTTGTGGGCTAACTCATCATTCTTCTCTTTCTCCAAACGGTCTTTCAGGGCAAAAGCCTTAAACATGTCAGCTTGAATAATTGCTTCACGTTTCACTCCACGGTCCACCATATCCCACATGCCAGCTAGTGTCTTCTTCACCCTCGAGTCCCATTCAGGATCCACCCATTGAACGAACTTGCATTGGTCCTCGTCTTCCTGAATAAGCCCAACAAAATCAGGTCAAAATTGTGggggaaaattaaaaaaaaaacaaaatcaaagaaaacaaaaaaacaaacctcTAATGGACAGCCCAAGAACCTCCTGCCTGTGTCTTCTCCTTCCCAAGCCACCCTCCGTGCTAGACACAATCCATGCTTGCAGCGCAATCGAGTTCCTTTCTCCTCACCATGCCATTCTGTTTCTTCCAAATATAAGGGCACTGCATCCAGACTTACCTCCTACGACCCCAAAGATTTCATTCGATCCCAACTCACCAAATCAAACCCAATTtcgaaaaatcaaaatcaaaaccaaTCGCACACTCAAATCCACTAGTATATACATTGCATACCTTGCCCAATGCACAGCTCACGCTACCCTGTTGCTGGGATGGTGCACCTATGCTTCGCTTCTTGCTCGCGCTATTCGCCGATGCCATCTCTATGGCTAGGGTTTCTTCAGGCCAAAGAGGAACGATGCGGTGACCAGGCGAAGACGCGAGACGACGATGCACGCGTGGAAAGTGAGGAATTGGCCACCGAATGGGTCCACGTAGaggtggccaaatgggccgggccaaacgggCCGCGCGCGGCACGGCCGGACCTgtagcaggcacggcccggcacggcctgctacagtaacgggccgtgccggcacggcccgtttagccgtgccgtgcttgggccgctggccgagcacgcgggccggcacggcacggcccggctactgtagcgggccggcacggcacggcccgcggcacggcccggcacggcacggcggcggcccgtcaggcgcggcaggcgggcggcggtcCAATGGGACGGCGACACGTGGCACTAACGGCTATTTGACCgttgaaatttgaaaataaccgttgggaggctaaaaaattcataaaaattccgaaaaaattccaaaaaatctcaaatttcgccctataaatagggcatgaaccccagccatttctcctcatcccacactcctcatcttgtgctctcaagtgttttaagtgctctctttgttctcaagtgtgcatttttttttttgattttgacaaaatttgctcaaattttgtcaaaaatcaaaattagtttcgtagttcaacagtttgatcgcagaggtttgaagagctcgcggttggaaagatgtaagtaatattcaaatttgtgtattatttgtattgtgtttgtgaattcaataaatattcgaaaatttgtttatgtcggtttaaattttcagaatggatccgaactttccataccagtcaccgtcgttcaccttgggtgatttcgaccccaactacatgtcggggtttgacggtacctccggatcggctccaactccaccatctgtggaggaggtaccggttcatacggctgtcgttgaggaggtaccggttcaggaggcgacagcttcggaaggattttccggaaccgcgagcggaagtgtttcgacacacaccggctcgaagagatcgagaacctccggtgtgtggcaaagcttcgacgagataaaggaaacatgccccgacggaagggaggtatcgaaagcccgttgtagaatatgtaggcaaattttatctgctcgttcttctggtggtacaggtcacctcaagcgccatgcagagtcgtgtgccaagaagcaaggaatacaactccggcagcagcaacttatgctaaacccagacggtacggtacgcagttgggagtacgatcccatggttgctcgggaatctcttgtccggttaatcgccaggcaagatttacccttgaactttggggagtcccctgcttttgaacattacattcagcaatctcataaccctaggtttaaagctgtgagtaggcaaacatcaactagagatttagagaatgtttatcacaaggaagcaactgcacttaaggaactgtttagtacatgtactttctctgtttgtgttacttcagatatatggagtagtagagctagagaggattatcttagcgtagttgttcattttgttgatgatgattggcaattacaaaagagagttttagggcttaggttaatagatgtctcacatacaggagaaaacatagctgaaagaattagggaagtaattaatgaatttaatcttgctgataaaatatttgctgtcaccctagataatgcatctgctaattctagagctattgaaatattgcaacctttattttgtgtgtatgctcaatcttttctactccatcagcgttgtgcatgtcatataattaatttgattgttaagactggcatgaagagggtaggtgaccacatcgatgctgttcgtcaagcaatcgcgtggttaactgcttctaacccgcggattgctgcatggaagaggttttgcaatgcggccggtgtggaagctcgtaagtttgccaccgatgcagagcatcggtggaatgcaacgtatttaatgttaaaagttgttttaccttatagtagtttactttctgattttgttcagtcacgtggtggcccaagaaacagtgacgggtcttcagtactgaacgagcatgtttgggcaattgtccaaaaattttaccaatttctagaaactttttatgattgtactctaactttgtcacatgtttattatccaactgctaatataattttgcacaaccttcttgaaattgttactttatttaaagaatacgaaaatgatgacgttctaactgaacctgtctttcacatgaaacaaaaatatttgaaatattggaaaaatatacctatgttgtatgctcttgcttttgttttagatcctaggtgtaaattaaggggattgtctgctattttatcacttgttggagatactataggtgtagattatagttctttttatactgaggttagacgtaaattatatgaggtttttggaagatatgaagtaaagtttcaggaagttcgccagcggagaccccctcctatccccactacaggtaagaagaagatacagtggggtaggatttggggtggatcgtcttcaagttcaatccaaggtggtggcagttcgtcggctacaagtggagacgcctcttcgcatgttgtggccgaagagttgtccggttatttggacagcgacgccatccaccacgaagcacaagatttcaacgtcctcgggtggtggaatgaccacaagataacatatcctgtgctttcaaaactagcacgggatgtgttgacggtgcccgtgtcgacggtgtcctccgaatcggccttcagtctatgcggccgaatcatcgaagaccggaggacgactctgcgcagcgaccacgtcgaaatgctactaagcgttaaagactgggagcttgctcgacaacatgcccaatacactgcggacaaccaagaattggccgcccacttcgagcaactctacctggatccagaccaaccccagtagaattttgttagaagtagttctgacctttgagctgtactcttttctttgtcatggttttctcattttcccctatgagtttttacatgacaaagtttttaacgaggcagcatgtatcattgtatcctgtaatgatataaacatcaataaaggtcattactatttttaacaaattcttttgcaatattttcgcaagtgtggatttacctttaaattatttcataataatgaatcacaatctatatttttaaatttttcaacacaacaaaaaaataccattttttctttttttttaacattagcaaatcattacttttttaaaaaacttttatttccattttttaaataccattttttcattttttaacattagtaaatcattacttttttttaaacattttatttccatttttaatttttttttccttatacatttcctttgcttttttttttttaaaaaaaaaactgtgcacacgggccgccgtgccccgaacggcccgtgggccgcgggcgtgccgtgccggcacgggcacggcccggccatccacgggccgtgcttgggccggcggctcggcacgtgggccggcacggcacggcccgtttcatcagccgtgcctaacgggccgtgccgaaacgggccgtgccggaaccgtgcccgtgccgggccgggccgtgccgcccgtttggccacctctGGGTCCACGAGAGGGATAGAAACACATCCTGCAACTTCTTCGTACAACCGTTCCACCACGCACGCATTTGACATGGGATTTCTGATGTGGCAACCATCTTGAAGGTTCCTGAGACTGCAAGTGGGCCACCCCTGTCAGGTCACGGTAGATTTAACGGGGAGAgctaaaacctgtagttttgtgataacggGGTccctaaatctatagttttatgagacaatttcttaaatctgtagttttgtgatagattgtgcaaagtacctgtagttttgtgaaatttactctaagaTTAAAATTATGTGCTCTATTTTGTAATATTAAAATCATATGAAAGAGTAGTTagtaaaaatataaacattttttttggcaaaaattcATTGCTCTTCTTTTAGAATAGTGTAGATATTAATTGGTCTATTTACACGGTCATATAGAGTTTTGGATCCATCATCATAATCAAAGGgtgtgtatatatttttctttttctccgaatAAGCATGGTAACTTAATTTTAAACCACAAAAGTAAACGTGTTGGGTCCTTTAATTTTTGCTCTAattaaaactacaaatttaattaatcagTGACAAACAAACGCGTACAGTTGTCAAGCTGACCAGCAAGAGATGATGATAATCGATCATCGTATATATCATCCGAATTAACGAAATGGATTGGAAGAGAAGGAAGTTGGCAACGAATTGAACTTCGTCCCAActtgtaatatttatatatataaacgtTCCATTTGACTAGCGCAACTAATTAAACTAGGCTTATCAGGCGACAGCGGCGCCAAACTGACAATACaaagattggattttttttaagataataatataaatattgaaTAGACGCCCAAGACTAAAACGCATCATCGTTCATAGTCGTCATATAATTGCCATGCATGCACGTTGTCGTTCGTCGACCTTCCTTCATTTTTGGTCAACACATGATCGGCATCAACGTTTATCTACCAACTGCAAGCATGCAAATTAAGCAAGCAAAGcatcatgcatatatattgcTCATATAAAATAGTGACGCATATTATCCGGTGTGTGCATgcaagctagctaagctagcctAACTCAACCCATACAATGGCATAGTCATAGTGTTCAACTATAGCAGCTAgtagctaattaattatttgatgCTCATGGTGATGGTGAGAGGTGATCAGCAGTATATATACCCCCTGGATGCACAGCTGCTAATCCATCAATCCATCCTACTTAAGCAGTAGCTAGTAAGCTAGCTAAGCACACACACACTTACTAATTCAGCTAAGGATTTGGAGGATCGGAGATGGTGATGGTGAAGCTTaacgcggcggtggccgccgccgccgttgtgctGTCTCTGTTGGTGGTGGTCGCCGTGCatccggcggcggccgacgccggcggcgattGGTACGGCAAGAAGAGCATCGAGGAGACGGTGAggaaggaggtggagaaggcCATCAAGCACAATCCCGGCGTGGGTGCCGCCCTTGTCCGTTTGGTGTTCCATGACTGCTGGGTCAACGTAAGTATACTAACCaccatttacttttttttttccgagtaCATGAATGACATACAGACACATACACATAGATCAGGATCCTCTGCAGTCGAAGTCACGTGTCTCTGTCACTGGCATGTGGATCCAATGATccctggacccacatgtcagtgacaaatATACCGTGTATTTTGATTGAAGAGGATCTCAATCCCACACGTAATATGTTACACATATTACATTTGCACGTACATATGTGCTTTAAATATATTGTCTTTAATTAACACACTCTCAAAAAGATTTGGATCTGCTAAATGCATAAGTAAACCTGAAGTCCAATATGTATGCAGCTTAGCTTGCAATATAATGCAAATTTCGGTGGAGCTAGATAGGCCTTATGGCATTTTTAgtttggcttttttttcttttgaattgGGGATCATGTAAGAGAACTTGTCATGCTTGTCTgcattagctttttttttttttttggggggggggggtctaaGTTGATAGTAAGTAGtaataacttttctttttttttttcacctgaAAATGATAATTAGATACCTTTTAAATTGTTGGATGATGTTGATGTGGTGCTTGAAAAGTGACTTGTAATGAGTTTGGAGAAATAACCACATGCATGAACAATACTATAACATGAATGGATatataataacaaaaaaaaagcagggCTGTGATACCTTTTTAAATTGTGAGATGATGTTGATATGGTGTTTCAAAAGTGATTCACTTACTGAGTTAATTTGGGCAAATAGCTAGCTtgatcttaaaatataacaatttttaactataaatttgatttgaatacatttttaaattgttaagaTGGAGCGCATAACTAATAAAgaattttttcttgaaaaatgcAGGGTTGTGATGGATCGGTGCTCTTGGACAAGACGCCGTACAGCAGCAGcacggagaaggcggcggcgaacaaCATCGGCCTGGACGGCTTCGACGTCATCGACGCCATCAAATCCAAGCtgggcgccgccgtctcctgcgccgacatcgTGGTGCTCGCCGGCCGCGACGCCTCCGCCATCCTCAGCGGCGGCAGGATCACCTACGACGTCGGCACGGGCCGCAAGGAcggcgtcgtctcctccgccgccgccgccgacgccgtcctcccgGAGTCCACCTTCGACTTCGCCCAGCTCAAGGACAACTTCGCCAGCAAGGGGCTCACCCAGGGGGAGCTCGTCATCCTCTCCGGCGCCCACTCCATCGGCGTCgcccacctctcctccttccacgaccgcctcgccgccgccaccgccacgcccaTAGACGCCACGTACGCGtcggcgctcgccgccgacgtcgaacGGCAGAAGGGTGTCCAGCGCACGGACAACCCGGCGGAGAAGAACAACATCCGCGACATGGGCGCGGCGTTCCAGAGCGCCGCCGGGTacgacgccgccggcgtggacacggcggcggtgggggcgctGGACAACAGCTACTACCACAACAACCTGCAGAACCGGGTGCTGTTCAAGTCGGACTGGGTGCTGCGcaccgacggcgacgccgccgccgacctcgccgagTACAGGGACAACGCCACCAAGTGGGACGtggacttcgccgccgccatggccaagcTCAGCAAGCTCCCCGCCGAGGGCACCCACTTCGAGATCAGGAAGACTTGCAGATGCACCAACCagaactactactagtagtagtagtaactaGTCAACGATCGAGTCAGCGGAAAAAAATACGACGGTATTATACTAGTATACGCGTAGTGTACGTACATTAATACGACTACTTGTACGTACCTACTGTAATATCACCTTGGTTTAAAATTATTACTACTGCATCGTTAATCTTAAGTCTTTGATTAATTTTGTAGCTAATGTATAATAAGGGCTTATAATGCAATTCATTTCTAGCATTCTATAATTATAAACGTCACATGGTTGGATGGAAATGGCTTGGGCCACGAACAGTCATATATGCCAGTTTTGTGGGCCAGATTacggccctctttgtttaggcttaggcttattggcctagacttttaagtcagcttattggcttatatgatttataagccggtggatttaatgtcctaagtttagtagttgagtcatacatctacctcacataaaccaaaaaagcttctccaacctagcttttggcttaatagtgttagagtggcttatggcttcaaaaaagccaaatggaaaagctgcttgtttgtttaggcttagacttttcgacttataagttggcttataagcctaaacaaagagggcctacgGGTTGGGCCAAAAAATGGCTTGCAGGCCGGCACGTACACTCGCAAAATATAAcctggggtgtgtttagttcatgccaaaattgagagtttaattgaaattagaatgatgtgatggaaaagttagaagtttgtgtgtaggaaaattttgatgtgatgaaaaagttgaaagtttaaagaaaaagttgagaaCTAAACCAGACCCTGGCTACACTTACACAAACATACACTTGTTCATGTGTGAGCCTTTATTTACACTATGACAAATTATTGGAGGAATCGAGGATTAACCTCTTggatacttatatatatacccattaaattaacttGTATTTACACATTTTCTGGTATACTAGTAACATGTCACATACCCAATATTGTAACAGGTTCATATAATCAAAGAAGACTAAGAGGGTGAATGAGGATAAAATATTGGATCCGGTGATTATTTTAGGTCCGTATAATTAGGGATGACTAAAAGAGTAACTGAGGATAAAACATTGGATCAGTGGTTACTTATACAAAACGTACGGACGTGCTACGTGCGTGGTGAGAGGAGATGGAAGGAGAATGACACTACTTTTTGGTAGTATGAGTGTACTACCGCACCTCTCATGTATCTAAATAAGTAATACTTCACCACAGATTATTTGCTCCAcgtttttaaatatatgttttctaAAAATTTTTAATGTATTAATTGTTAGCTTAGCTTTCTTGTTTAAAACTATATGTTAAGTTTAATTATTGAATTTATATCTATGATCATGTTGATAATAATTTCACTACGAATCAATAATATGTATAAATTGATccttaatattattattaagtGCTGCTATTTCCTTCATTGGtcgttgcatgcatgcattgataATTTGATATGCATGGAATATTGGGACAAAATAATTGCAAACCCAACCGCTGAAACATGGATACAAGCTACTATGATTGTCCCATTTGCCATGTGCTTCCATCGTGTTTGGTATTTCATGTCAAACTTCAAATATAAGGCACAGTACTGCTAGCCAGCAGTCCACACGTCTGTCCCTCTTCTAAATTAGTATTATTGATAGTACTACAATATATAAGATGCCTTAATTAACTATGTTCCTAATTAAGTTGGATTCAACACTCCCAAATCCAGAAGTTGATCTTCATCCGTCAAAAACATGACtttttgttttatcatttaggttaatgagaaagaaaaaaactgaaGATTGGATTAAGGAACCTGTGCTGATTCCTCAAATGCTATATATAGAATTAGTTGTAAAAATTTCTGACAATTGTTtgcaaacaattttttttagaaacatggTACAAACATATTCGTTCATAATGCGTGCACACTTAACTCTATAAACATACACACACGCTCATCACCTTTATGAATACACACGCACAACTCTACCTCTATGAGCACCTCCAGAAGATAGGGCCAATATATCTTAAGATTaatgaagtcaccacaggccCTTTATTGTCGACAGGTACGTAGtataccactgaaagaataattagccgtaaatgcgaaTATTCGTGTCAAATCTGGAACTTGAACcctggttccaccacaagatatcaaaccagttgagctacgctCACTTCGCAAACAATTTAATATTTAAACACATGAGCTTAGCTAACACAGATTCTGCCATGAATAATTATATACAAGCCTTTTGTTCATCAATgtcttcttttttccctttaatGTGTATATATATCCAGTTGAGACTtcaattttttgaattttgagactTCAAAGTGATAGAGATTATCATACTGGGCTGTTACCAcattatatttgaattttttttaactacttGATTGACATTTGGGGAGTAAAGGCACATGCCCTTATGGGTTCGATCGAACAGAAGAGACTTttccaagaaaaaaacagagatacatgtatgtatactaaaaaaacatttcaaaGGCCAGTATTATATCCAAAGCAGAATGTACCATCGATTGTGTGTTGGATTAATAAAGtaactgtggagattatggataccccatatctataCGGCGGTTATATTTAGActggatataggataccgaatatagatagaatatctttatttgtatctcgggtttgtttcttaacttgtacgtcAAGGAAATATCCTGAgatttagtcggttacgattgtattttatttgtATTCTCGTATTCTGATAAGGATATGAGTTATACCTTGTAATACagactccttcccctatataaggaggggtccgagtCCTTCCTGGGACACCAATTCTCTTTGAGATCATACattcaataatacactcggcggtttccaccccggacaggagtagggtattacttcttgaataagaaggcctgaacctgtataaatcatttgtctccaaacccatccacttttcaagcttgatagccacccctttttagtattgccgaaatcttgtttcgacagttggcgcgccaggtagggggtgcgtcaagcttttcgccgaccagtgcaatgggttccgtctccagcatcgacgacctcgtcttcccacccgggcaggcgtttcggttcggcagcctcgacttcatcaccaatgacttcggcaagatctctctcctcgactcggaatcggaccagtcgggagagagcCGGATCTCGGTCCCGTTTGGAGTTCCAAACGCGGCTGAAATCTACTTCAAGTCCATCTcaatcgagtcggcttcaaaccactcggacgagatcgcatcttctccaacgtcATCAGATcgagatgatggggcttacccaccgatcctaatgaagctccccgacgatttggcgGCCGTCTTCACCACCACGACATCcccatcccgtaggcctaggcggaggtcggcttcaacaccgatctCGCCTAGCTCCAGGGAAGTTGGCGTCATCCTCCAGCCACTCGGCTCAGTTTCGACGGACCAGCTGGATGGCTACTGGAGCTCTCCCGGCATCGACTCGCGTCCGACCGAGATCATGGAGTACAATGAGTTCGGCTTTCGCAACAACGACCcggatctcgacgacttcgatGAAAGCCTAGaagacaactacacccctctctatttCGGCGTCTTTATGGCCGATAACGAGACGGaagagcaacgccaagcccgggaaaCCGAAGCACGACGCGAGGCCGAAcgacgccgactggaggaggagcgtcaagcacaagaacaagaacggctacggcgtgagcaaCAGGAGCGTGAGCGGGCcgcaaaggaggctgaagacCGGCGGCTACGAGccttggaagcagggcgccgagcgcgagATCTTATCGGCCAACAAGACGTTGaggggacaccggttttccgcaccccacaacagaatgctgttgccgcgatcaccctcctcgacaccctcctcaaggagaACGAGCTCAATCAGTCtgaccacgtcgtcaacatcttgaaccagaccaagaccatgattgcgtcttcggtcccagttaactccggaAGCGTCCGCACGCCAAGTGGCAGCCGAGTCCCCCATCTTCGATCTCACGACTACcaccagccaagcctcagcatcactggCGCAGGATctaatcgcaggagcaggggtcacgacgagcgatctgtccactcgcctcccgaccatcatagggagcgccgagtggaacgacCTCGTTCGCCACCTCGTCgtcgccccgtcgatcttcgcgatacGATCATACAGCGCCGGGCAGCCCGAGGCCATCATCATTCGCCGGatcgccacgacgacgacctagACGTAGTTGCCGCTTTCACcaacgacctgcgtcgagtggattggccagccggctttaagccggctggaatagagaagtatgacggtACCACCAACCCGGAATtatggcttaccgtctacggtctcgcaatccgcgcagcaggaggagatagcaaagctatggcgaactatttatcagtggctttagcagattccgcccggtcctggctccatggattgccccgtggtacaatcggatcttgggccgaattacgcgaccacttcatcgccaacttccaaggcactttCGAGCGCCCCGGCACACAATTCGATCTTTACAATgttattcagaagtccggagaatctcttcgagattacatccggcgattttctgaacaacgcaacaagatctctgaCATCACTGACGATgttatcatcgccgcattc
This window encodes:
- the LOC4337726 gene encoding peroxidase 2, which produces MVMVKLNAAVAAAAVVLSLLVVVAVHPAAADAGGDWYGKKSIEETVRKEVEKAIKHNPGVGAALVRLVFHDCWVNGCDGSVLLDKTPYSSSTEKAAANNIGLDGFDVIDAIKSKLGAAVSCADIVVLAGRDASAILSGGRITYDVGTGRKDGVVSSAAAADAVLPESTFDFAQLKDNFASKGLTQGELVILSGAHSIGVAHLSSFHDRLAAATATPIDATYASALAADVERQKGVQRTDNPAEKNNIRDMGAAFQSAAGYDAAGVDTAAVGALDNSYYHNNLQNRVLFKSDWVLRTDGDAAADLAEYRDNATKWDVDFAAAMAKLSKLPAEGTHFEIRKTCRCTNQNYY